In a single window of the Emys orbicularis isolate rEmyOrb1 chromosome 11, rEmyOrb1.hap1, whole genome shotgun sequence genome:
- the LOC135885740 gene encoding baculoviral IAP repeat-containing protein 5.1-like: MYEYENRIKTFTDWPFMENCKCTPEHMARAGFIHCPSANEPDVAKCFFCLIELEGWEPNDDPQVEHSKRPSNCGFLSLTKNFDDLTMEEYYMLEMDRLRTFLCKTGRSTMKSFEEEVDATRKRLIDHFVSKHQYTPEPKMPVSESPSTC; encoded by the exons ATGTATGAGTATGAGAATCGCATAAAAACCTTCACAGATTGGCCTTTTATGGAGAATTGCAAATGTACCCCTGAGCAT atggccagggctggctttatCCACTGTCCAAGTGCAAATGAACCTGATGTGGCAAAGTGTTTCTTCTGCCTGATAGagctggagggctgggagccaaatGATGATCCACA GGTAGAGCACTCCAAACGTCCTAGCAACTGTGGGTTTTTATCCCTTACTAAGAACTTTGATGATCTGACAATGGAGGAATACTACATGCTGGAGATGGACCGGTTGAGGACTTTTCTT TGCAAAACCGGCAGAAGCACAATGAAGTCCTTTGAAGAAGAAGTTGATGCAACCAGAAAACGTCTCATTGATCACTTTGTCAGCAAACATCAGTACACTCCAGAGCCAAAGATGCCAGTATCAGAGTCTCCCTCAACATGCTGA